A genome region from Bacillaceae bacterium IKA-2 includes the following:
- a CDS encoding recombinase family protein, producing MSVGWDGKEKHMKKISTIKANKGFNEFGKRIQKQRICAYCRVSTHHLLQKESLDAQMDHYTSYIKNNLEWEFAGIYADEGISGKGKKQRTEFLRMIKDAENDKFDLILTKSISRFARNTSECIGTIRHLKGLNVGVYFEKEKINTLNAESELMLSILSSVAEAELLSASQNMKWSITRQFSQGKVQVCTGRFMGYDKDDNGNLVINEEQAKIVRRIFEDYIGGLGASKIAKALESDGVEKTTGGVNWSASVILGMLKNEKYAGDALLQKTITVNSISLKRKKNEGEAPQYYVKDSHPAIISKEQFEKAQELMVKRGREKGNTSDTAWKYNQRYTLTSKLECGRCGRNFKRTIHNSNNGKGNYRWTCGTYIDKGVKACSIGTLKEDTIKRVFLKIINRLIADKAPLNRYLQSLEEIHNDTSLGGKLKDYEDEISKLLKQEGEMFLLQVRGYVDKEIFKQEHMELVERIEELQEETMAIKNILQRQDDSYQNTVRLITILNNLKRVEEFSDELFETFVDKIVVKERECLIFQLQGGLHLEERYTLKYGIDIV from the coding sequence ATGAGCGTAGGCTGGGACGGAAAGGAGAAACACATGAAGAAAATATCTACCATTAAAGCCAACAAGGGTTTTAATGAATTTGGCAAACGGATTCAAAAGCAAAGGATTTGTGCTTATTGCAGAGTATCAACGCATCATCTTTTACAAAAAGAATCCCTTGATGCACAGATGGATCATTACACTTCTTATATTAAAAACAATCTTGAATGGGAGTTTGCAGGCATTTATGCTGATGAAGGTATATCGGGCAAGGGGAAAAAGCAGCGGACTGAATTTTTACGGATGATAAAGGATGCTGAAAACGATAAATTTGACCTTATACTCACCAAATCAATCAGTCGCTTTGCAAGAAATACCTCTGAATGCATAGGAACGATAAGACATCTAAAAGGACTAAATGTAGGAGTGTATTTTGAGAAAGAGAAGATAAACACATTAAACGCTGAGAGTGAGTTAATGCTTTCAATACTAAGTTCAGTGGCAGAGGCAGAGTTGTTATCCGCATCTCAAAATATGAAGTGGAGTATTACCAGGCAGTTTAGCCAAGGAAAGGTGCAGGTTTGCACTGGGCGTTTTATGGGTTATGACAAAGATGATAACGGTAACCTTGTTATAAATGAAGAGCAGGCTAAAATCGTCCGCAGAATATTTGAGGATTACATTGGAGGACTTGGTGCTTCTAAAATAGCAAAAGCACTCGAATCGGATGGGGTGGAAAAGACAACAGGTGGAGTAAACTGGAGTGCTTCAGTAATACTTGGAATGCTCAAAAATGAGAAATACGCAGGGGATGCACTCTTACAAAAAACTATAACAGTAAACTCCATTAGCCTGAAGCGTAAAAAGAATGAAGGTGAAGCACCTCAATATTATGTTAAGGATAGCCACCCTGCAATTATATCAAAAGAACAGTTTGAAAAAGCTCAAGAACTTATGGTAAAACGTGGGAGGGAAAAAGGAAATACATCTGATACAGCCTGGAAGTATAATCAAAGATACACCTTAACCAGCAAGCTTGAATGCGGTAGGTGTGGCAGAAACTTTAAACGAACAATCCATAACTCAAATAACGGAAAAGGAAATTATCGCTGGACCTGTGGCACATACATTGATAAAGGCGTTAAAGCCTGCAGTATTGGAACGCTTAAGGAAGACACCATTAAGAGGGTATTTCTAAAAATTATAAATAGGTTGATAGCAGATAAAGCACCGCTGAATCGATATTTGCAGAGCCTTGAAGAAATCCATAATGATACCTCGTTGGGTGGAAAATTAAAAGATTACGAAGACGAAATATCGAAGTTGCTAAAGCAGGAGGGAGAGATGTTTCTGCTCCAGGTTAGAGGCTATGTTGATAAAGAAATATTTAAGCAGGAGCACATGGAATTAGTTGAAAGAATAGAGGAACTACAGGAAGAAACAATGGCAATTAAAAATATTCTGCAAAGACAAGATGACAGTTACCAAAACACAGTAAGATTAATAACCATACTTAATAACCTTAAAAGGGTTGAGGAATTTAGTGACGAGCTGTTTGAAACATTTGTAGATAAGATCGTGGTGAAGGAACGAGAGTGCCTAATTTTTCAGCTGCAGGGAGGTCTGCACCTTGAGGAGAGGTACACGTTAAAATATGGAATAGATATTGTATAA
- a CDS encoding N-acetylmuramoyl-L-alanine amidase — MANKKIYLSPSNQPANSYVVGNTNEKVQMEDVAKRIKVMLDAEYDCETVMATISLGIGSDGRPKEAKDKGCSIYLAIHSNAGGGGKASGAVAFYHPSSAESKNLASNIVKELNAICPIRSNRSTPVANGMLPFNGQGYGEIRTPNQYGLITVLAETDFHDNAQVAQWIINSKDSIARAYVNALTKTFGISKKKIPEVTPTPVTSPRYYRVQVGAYSQKANAEAMLKKVKAAGFDAFIKYD, encoded by the coding sequence ATGGCAAATAAGAAGATATATTTATCCCCAAGCAATCAGCCAGCCAATAGCTATGTTGTGGGCAACACCAATGAAAAAGTACAAATGGAAGATGTTGCAAAGCGTATTAAGGTGATGCTTGATGCGGAGTATGATTGCGAAACAGTGATGGCAACTATATCCCTTGGTATAGGGTCGGATGGGAGGCCTAAAGAGGCCAAGGACAAAGGATGCAGTATCTATCTTGCCATTCACTCCAACGCAGGTGGCGGCGGCAAGGCGAGCGGAGCAGTAGCCTTTTATCACCCAAGCAGTGCCGAATCTAAGAATCTTGCATCAAATATCGTAAAGGAGCTCAATGCCATCTGCCCGATAAGATCCAACAGATCCACGCCTGTGGCAAATGGAATGCTCCCTTTTAACGGACAAGGTTACGGCGAGATAAGAACGCCTAACCAGTATGGACTCATTACAGTTTTAGCAGAAACAGATTTTCATGATAATGCACAGGTGGCGCAGTGGATTATTAATAGTAAAGATTCAATTGCAAGAGCCTATGTAAACGCATTAACTAAAACCTTTGGGATTTCTAAAAAGAAAATACCGGAAGTAACACCTACTCCAGTTACCTCACCGCGATATTATCGTGTTCAGGTTGGGGCATATTCACAAAAAGCAAATGCGGAAGCAATGCTTAAGAAGGTAAAAGCAGCAGGCTTTGATGCCTTTATCAAATACGATTAA
- a CDS encoding phage holin family protein: MKMLWTNIQYAIAAIGGWLGWFLGGLDGFLYALVAFVVIDYITGVMLAIIEKRLSSEVGAKGIFKKVLIFTLVAIGHIIDSQIIKNGGVIRTAVIFFYLSNEGISILENASRIGLPIPEKLKDILAQLNEGGEKNGK; this comes from the coding sequence ATGAAAATGTTATGGACTAATATTCAGTATGCGATTGCTGCAATAGGCGGATGGCTTGGATGGTTTCTAGGAGGCTTAGATGGGTTTCTTTATGCGCTGGTTGCTTTTGTAGTTATTGATTATATTACAGGGGTTATGCTTGCAATCATTGAAAAAAGGCTCTCCAGTGAGGTGGGAGCAAAGGGCATATTTAAAAAGGTGCTTATCTTCACACTGGTAGCCATTGGACATATCATTGACAGCCAAATTATAAAGAATGGTGGCGTAATTCGCACAGCAGTTATTTTCTTCTATTTATCAAATGAGGGAATCAGTATTTTAGAGAATGCTTCACGAATTGGTCTTCCAATACCTGAGAAGTTAAAAGATATTCTTGCTCAGCTTAATGAAGGTGGTGAGAAAAATGGCAAATAA
- a CDS encoding glycosyl hydrolase family 18 protein, whose amino-acid sequence MDLLKGRKVMIWSFMGNARMYEALNKYGDRLETVGIFTFEVDGAGKITETGTSISNMLPYIGKWKHIKWLLTIMNHGTAGIFTSLRNNTNGAQDMFISEIIRIINKYPWCAGVDIDLERGGGYENKDAANALFSRIYSAVKVKQSSLLVNICLPGMTSVGGSVGGENWCVYADLNNYCDTAAIMSYGMAWAGSAPGSISPRDWLEGTYDYAITAMNPDKIFFGLPAYGWNWQIHDTPQNLGKTYRGTSNTYYAAKYWMTGVYNFTGDAPPQPFIPFVAYWDDVNKVPWALPHVYDYMEGWDVSQPQAYPLVRETYKGRRYLTSYSKDQKVEFGSTYIDRNGVPDSFEGDVIVTTNMAYLAEETATASYEFEVSQAGYYDVAVRLSFPFWDKNSINISLDEQAFNINENRLWWPYWRKIYWRILSKNVFLSAGQHTITISGGVPGVQFYGFRVCSSFSERPFTGEALYSLSPRRFKDVNGNMTEPVSGFKLTLEVLRRKADSALVLYEDFRDYAQLPSSYYETLEGTWTVWRDADSGSSRPYSQLEGQGRLSVKYDGFTDIHVRAKIAFPENGGGRAGLFFGDIFCCLNFSTQRVELYQGANLLGSYSTSFSKTPNSDIRKNPNMYTIEMRKRGNKIRIYSGASNLLRFTATVSAGTGRVGIRSDNPIKCELLRLGDAWVYEPYESFDVELPSGQTVNFGRLPRSNITWDSEFNVLTVTSDIEESETRADTISLDYDFYHTVTLPLVCGNDYPLKIVPRDINVWLSRLFLGDAQGFSILYYQDVDSLVYWANEAAYRWKLRGIAIWSLGQEDLRLWDAMPKQI is encoded by the coding sequence ATGGACTTACTTAAAGGTAGAAAAGTGATGATCTGGAGCTTCATGGGCAATGCAAGAATGTATGAAGCTTTGAATAAATATGGTGACCGGTTAGAGACCGTAGGCATATTCACCTTTGAGGTGGATGGCGCAGGAAAAATAACAGAAACGGGTACCAGCATCAGTAATATGCTCCCTTACATAGGGAAGTGGAAACATATCAAATGGCTTTTAACGATTATGAACCATGGAACAGCAGGTATATTTACTTCTTTGCGTAACAACACAAATGGAGCACAGGATATGTTCATCTCGGAAATTATACGCATTATAAATAAGTATCCATGGTGCGCTGGTGTGGACATTGATTTAGAACGTGGTGGTGGATATGAAAACAAAGATGCAGCGAACGCTCTTTTTTCAAGAATTTATTCTGCAGTTAAAGTGAAACAAAGCAGTCTCTTGGTTAATATTTGCCTGCCTGGCATGACCAGTGTAGGTGGATCGGTGGGTGGAGAAAACTGGTGCGTATATGCTGATCTCAATAATTACTGTGATACTGCCGCAATCATGAGCTACGGGATGGCATGGGCTGGTTCAGCTCCTGGATCTATATCTCCTAGGGATTGGCTAGAAGGCACCTATGATTATGCAATAACAGCGATGAATCCAGATAAAATATTCTTTGGGCTTCCGGCCTACGGTTGGAATTGGCAGATTCATGACACACCACAGAATCTAGGAAAGACTTATCGAGGCACCTCTAATACTTACTATGCAGCTAAGTACTGGATGACTGGCGTGTATAATTTCACAGGGGATGCACCACCTCAACCATTCATCCCATTTGTAGCTTATTGGGATGATGTAAATAAAGTGCCATGGGCATTGCCACATGTTTACGATTATATGGAAGGATGGGATGTTTCACAACCACAAGCGTATCCCTTGGTGCGTGAAACCTACAAGGGAAGACGGTATTTAACTTCTTATAGTAAAGATCAAAAAGTAGAATTTGGCTCTACTTATATAGATCGAAATGGTGTCCCAGACAGCTTTGAAGGTGATGTGATAGTGACAACCAATATGGCATATTTAGCCGAGGAAACCGCAACGGCAAGTTATGAGTTTGAGGTTTCACAAGCAGGTTATTATGACGTAGCTGTGCGTCTAAGTTTCCCTTTTTGGGATAAAAACAGTATTAATATATCCCTTGATGAGCAGGCCTTCAACATAAATGAAAATAGGTTATGGTGGCCCTATTGGCGAAAAATCTACTGGAGGATTCTTTCCAAGAACGTGTTCTTATCTGCAGGCCAACATACTATAACAATCAGTGGTGGCGTTCCTGGAGTGCAGTTTTATGGGTTTAGGGTTTGTAGTTCTTTTTCAGAGAGACCCTTTACAGGGGAAGCTTTGTATTCTTTATCGCCAAGAAGGTTTAAAGATGTAAATGGCAATATGACGGAGCCGGTCAGCGGCTTTAAATTAACGCTGGAGGTTCTTAGAAGAAAAGCAGACAGTGCTTTGGTTTTATATGAGGACTTTAGAGATTATGCGCAGTTGCCTAGCAGCTACTATGAAACTTTGGAAGGAACATGGACAGTATGGAGGGATGCAGATAGTGGCTCAAGCAGACCCTATTCCCAGCTAGAGGGGCAAGGGAGACTGTCAGTTAAGTATGATGGGTTTACGGATATACATGTAAGAGCTAAGATTGCTTTCCCCGAAAATGGCGGTGGCAGAGCAGGATTGTTCTTTGGGGATATATTCTGCTGTTTAAATTTCAGCACACAACGGGTGGAACTTTATCAGGGTGCAAATCTACTAGGAAGCTATAGCACTAGTTTTTCAAAGACACCGAACAGTGATATTAGAAAAAATCCTAATATGTACACCATAGAGATGCGAAAGCGAGGTAATAAAATCAGAATTTATTCGGGTGCCAGCAATCTGCTTAGATTTACTGCAACAGTATCAGCAGGCACTGGAAGGGTAGGGATACGTTCTGATAATCCGATTAAGTGTGAACTATTAAGACTCGGTGATGCTTGGGTCTATGAACCTTATGAATCCTTTGATGTAGAACTTCCAAGTGGTCAAACTGTAAATTTCGGAAGGCTTCCACGCTCCAATATTACTTGGGATAGTGAGTTTAATGTACTCACAGTAACCAGTGATATAGAGGAAAGTGAAACAAGAGCGGATACAATTAGCCTTGACTATGATTTTTACCATACCGTAACGCTTCCGCTAGTTTGTGGCAATGACTATCCGCTTAAGATTGTGCCAAGAGATATTAATGTGTGGCTTTCAAGGTTGTTTTTAGGAGATGCTCAAGGCTTCTCTATCCTTTATTATCAGGATGTAGACAGCTTGGTTTATTGGGCAAATGAAGCCGCCTACCGGTGGAAATTGCGAGGGATAGCTATCTGGTCACTAGGGCAAGAAGATTTAAGGCTTTGGGATGCAATGCCTAAACAAATATAA
- a CDS encoding phage tail protein yields the protein MAVKSIVTTQEDFTGEFPKRSNISALWKLNEANLEAGYLADLSGKNRHVQIMNASGTSASMQSGKLGRYLRVNVVNPTTEKNYLVATNDGSFFSSLGEKIVVGGWVNPTTYSIGQNFIPLFNTRQGPGNPIFYISLYQGRYRLMLYNASGTLIYDQTETPTIILKNGGWYFIGSVINVQSNTVQNIVCDRSDGATWISPIRNFTGIINQSCTADIVMCMHANQYYFAGGIDDLFFETATDLSIEDLREYFLTTQFANGADIAAGVDALTDPGAVRLKELSGNYPFSGTLYTKAVDCNLAGNGRVSVTSEYTAGVTAISNIETSTSDDLLNWSVWQVIGDSGELNSPNKQYIKFKVTLTTTDITKTPKLVDIQLHDIPKSPYEKLGFARPVVLASSGAWESVLENAFDIMVTSEINGSDILEFKIPFHDEKRISLTNEKLVQIVKDIYRIRTISDEKSVDGKVITQVYAEASFYDLAFSEDKLPQDFNAQAASYPMIYALQNTGWSVGQITVTTKRTWQSTEKNTLSILRAIQNIYGGDLVFDSTNKLVHLLAFSGLDSGALFAYKKNMKSIKRVVDTRGLITKLYAYGKDGMTFAGINGGNAYIEDYSYSSETRVSTLDCSSFSNPYQMLEFTQMRLAEYAKPRISYVLSAMDLSVLTGWEHEAWKLGDIVTVHDSELNLTIKTRIIRRQYNLQEPWRTVLELSTKIRELGDASAQWDKAADSLSSADLLDRQEIKDLVPFNHLLNSRGDDGFLYWVNSGFELDTANGMSGDASFKATGILGITKSLSQTIHPATRKNYTFSTQIASENLQKGTNGQIGIEVVIEYEDGTTETRFIDLF from the coding sequence GTGGCAGTAAAATCAATCGTAACAACGCAGGAGGATTTCACAGGGGAATTTCCTAAACGAAGTAATATATCTGCCCTTTGGAAGCTGAATGAAGCAAATCTTGAAGCAGGTTATTTGGCGGATTTGTCCGGAAAGAACAGACACGTTCAAATTATGAATGCTTCAGGCACCTCCGCTAGTATGCAAAGTGGAAAACTTGGTAGATATTTAAGGGTTAATGTAGTAAATCCTACAACAGAAAAGAACTATCTTGTGGCTACCAATGACGGTAGCTTTTTTAGTTCCTTGGGGGAGAAGATTGTAGTAGGGGGATGGGTGAATCCTACTACCTATTCCATAGGGCAAAACTTTATCCCCTTATTTAATACAAGACAAGGCCCGGGGAATCCTATTTTTTATATCTCTCTTTATCAAGGAAGATATAGACTTATGCTCTACAATGCATCAGGCACGCTCATTTATGATCAAACAGAAACACCGACAATTATATTGAAAAATGGAGGATGGTACTTTATTGGCTCAGTTATTAATGTGCAAAGCAATACCGTTCAAAATATTGTCTGTGATAGAAGTGATGGTGCCACATGGATAAGTCCAATTAGAAATTTTACGGGGATAATTAATCAAAGTTGCACTGCGGATATTGTTATGTGTATGCATGCCAATCAATATTACTTCGCTGGAGGTATTGATGATCTTTTTTTTGAAACAGCAACTGATCTTAGTATAGAAGATTTGAGAGAATATTTTTTAACCACACAGTTTGCCAATGGAGCAGATATAGCAGCAGGGGTTGATGCTCTTACAGATCCTGGAGCAGTGAGGCTCAAAGAACTAAGTGGGAATTATCCTTTCAGTGGCACACTTTATACCAAGGCAGTGGATTGCAATTTAGCAGGAAATGGTAGAGTGTCCGTTACGAGCGAATACACAGCAGGAGTAACTGCTATTTCAAATATTGAAACTTCTACCAGTGATGATCTACTGAACTGGTCTGTATGGCAGGTAATTGGAGACAGTGGTGAACTAAACTCCCCCAATAAGCAGTATATAAAATTTAAGGTGACGCTAACGACAACGGATATAACAAAAACGCCTAAGCTAGTTGATATTCAACTTCATGATATTCCAAAATCGCCTTATGAAAAGTTAGGTTTTGCAAGACCGGTTGTGCTCGCAAGCAGTGGTGCATGGGAGTCCGTCCTTGAAAATGCCTTTGATATTATGGTCACCAGTGAAATCAATGGTTCGGATATTCTAGAGTTTAAGATCCCATTTCATGATGAGAAAAGAATCAGTCTTACAAATGAAAAATTGGTACAGATTGTGAAAGATATCTACCGCATTCGAACCATCTCAGATGAAAAAAGTGTAGACGGTAAAGTGATAACACAGGTATATGCGGAAGCGTCTTTTTATGATTTGGCTTTTAGTGAAGATAAGCTACCTCAGGACTTTAATGCACAAGCAGCTAGTTACCCTATGATATATGCACTGCAAAATACAGGATGGTCAGTAGGGCAGATTACGGTCACAACCAAAAGGACATGGCAGTCTACCGAGAAAAATACCCTTTCTATTTTACGAGCAATACAAAATATTTATGGTGGTGACCTTGTATTTGATAGCACCAATAAGCTAGTTCATCTTTTAGCCTTTAGTGGATTAGATAGTGGAGCCTTGTTTGCTTATAAGAAGAACATGAAAAGCATAAAGCGTGTAGTTGATACAAGAGGGCTTATAACAAAGCTTTATGCTTATGGGAAAGATGGCATGACTTTTGCCGGTATCAATGGGGGTAATGCGTATATAGAAGATTATAGCTATAGCAGCGAAACAAGGGTTTCAACTCTAGATTGCAGTAGCTTTAGTAACCCGTACCAGATGCTAGAGTTTACACAGATGCGGCTTGCAGAATATGCAAAGCCTAGAATTTCCTATGTCCTCTCAGCGATGGATTTATCCGTTTTAACTGGATGGGAGCATGAAGCGTGGAAGCTTGGTGATATAGTAACTGTCCATGACAGTGAGCTTAACTTAACTATAAAAACTAGAATTATCCGCAGGCAATATAATCTTCAGGAGCCCTGGAGAACAGTACTAGAATTATCTACAAAGATACGTGAACTGGGCGATGCCTCGGCGCAGTGGGATAAAGCAGCAGATTCCTTGTCATCAGCGGATTTGCTTGATCGACAGGAAATAAAAGATTTAGTGCCATTTAATCATCTTCTTAATTCCCGTGGCGATGATGGATTTTTATATTGGGTGAACTCAGGTTTTGAATTAGACACAGCAAATGGTATGTCGGGCGATGCATCATTTAAAGCAACAGGTATACTTGGTATAACAAAAAGTTTATCACAGACCATCCACCCTGCAACCAGAAAAAACTATACCTTTTCAACACAGATTGCTTCAGAGAATTTACAAAAGGGTACGAACGGACAAATTGGCATTGAGGTGGTCATTGAGTATGAGGATGGTACAACTGAAACGCGCTTTATTGATTTATTTTAG
- a CDS encoding phage tail family protein: protein MGFSFNGITSQSINIKARITNWQASPPLRNFYEIVPGKAGIADFGSDSMERKIAVSCNIFPQKNFADLVNVLDRVSSWLSPGNGLKQLLLDDVPDRYFLARISEAIDCDRILRTSGAFTLNFICPDPFAYALIDESFIISLAGTHSIERLKGNADSEPLYTLKGVITVGTEKYVSITTNGQELKIIGSLGVGESLIIDTGKVTAKVVDSLGNTLRNGLPHLQELNFPMLKAGINEVIISSQNATFTELKISSKSRWR, encoded by the coding sequence ATGGGATTTTCGTTTAATGGCATAACCTCACAGAGTATCAACATAAAAGCAAGAATTACAAATTGGCAAGCGTCACCACCTCTTAGGAACTTCTATGAGATAGTGCCTGGCAAAGCTGGAATTGCTGATTTTGGGTCAGATAGTATGGAACGCAAAATTGCTGTGAGCTGTAACATCTTTCCTCAGAAGAACTTTGCTGATTTGGTAAATGTTTTAGACAGAGTCAGCAGTTGGTTAAGCCCAGGGAATGGATTAAAGCAACTATTACTTGATGATGTACCGGATAGATACTTTCTTGCAAGAATATCAGAAGCCATCGATTGTGATAGAATCCTAAGAACGTCAGGTGCCTTTACATTAAATTTTATCTGTCCAGATCCCTTTGCTTATGCACTAATCGATGAAAGCTTTATTATTTCACTAGCTGGAACACACAGTATAGAACGATTAAAAGGAAATGCTGATTCGGAACCTCTCTATACCTTAAAAGGTGTCATAACAGTAGGAACAGAGAAATATGTCAGTATAACCACAAATGGTCAAGAACTTAAAATCATCGGCAGTTTAGGAGTAGGAGAAAGTCTTATTATTGATACCGGCAAAGTAACCGCTAAGGTGGTGGATAGTTTAGGAAACACCTTGAGAAATGGACTCCCTCATTTACAAGAGTTGAATTTTCCCATGCTGAAAGCCGGTATAAATGAGGTGATAATTTCATCTCAAAATGCAACATTTACAGAACTGAAAATTAGTAGCAAAAGCAGATGGAGGTGA